One Lacunisphaera limnophila DNA window includes the following coding sequences:
- a CDS encoding PilZ domain-containing protein, with product MLLFSRILDFSRSAFSGKHEQRRSARYPVAPGFPLKATVNLLGTAQAAISKEAPGAGMSWGGAVADLSANGVSLRLPSASVTTRGERTLLVLALDDFALRIPCTVAHFRTLTAGTWCGLSLQFENDTQRQGYFQLLEAVVIGAGFAPASAPRARAGLQGERYRSESKAILTVWRDQAESRLHSLELTLGELTVRSESGPPKLTVHATGQVDAPPVTGPRHEEMIRFFRIVATNLSKKLPADLRARMQALANPPVIRPAR from the coding sequence ATGTTGCTCTTCAGCCGCATCTTGGACTTCTCCCGCTCAGCCTTTTCCGGCAAGCATGAGCAACGTCGCTCGGCACGCTATCCCGTGGCGCCCGGATTCCCGCTGAAGGCCACGGTCAATTTGCTGGGCACCGCCCAAGCGGCGATAAGCAAGGAGGCACCCGGTGCCGGCATGAGCTGGGGTGGCGCCGTCGCGGACCTCTCCGCCAACGGCGTCAGCCTGCGTCTGCCGTCCGCTTCGGTCACCACCCGGGGTGAGCGCACGCTGCTGGTGCTGGCGCTGGATGACTTTGCCCTCCGGATTCCGTGCACCGTGGCGCATTTCCGCACGCTGACGGCGGGCACCTGGTGCGGACTTTCCCTCCAATTTGAGAACGACACCCAGCGTCAGGGTTATTTCCAGTTGCTCGAGGCCGTGGTCATCGGCGCCGGCTTTGCCCCGGCCTCGGCTCCCCGGGCGCGGGCCGGGCTGCAGGGCGAGCGCTATCGCTCCGAGAGCAAGGCAATCCTGACCGTCTGGCGCGATCAGGCGGAGAGCCGGCTGCACTCCTTGGAGCTGACCCTCGGCGAGCTCACGGTCCGCAGCGAGTCCGGCCCGCCCAAGCTGACGGTGCACGCGACGGGCCAGGTTGATGCCCCCCCGGTGACCGGGCCCAGGCACGAGGAAATGATCCGCTTCTTCCGGATCGTGGCGACCAATCTGTCGAAAAAGCTCCCGGCCGACCTGCGCGCGCGGATGCAGGCACTGGCTAATCCGCCGGTGATCCGGCCGGCGCGGTGA